From the Acetobacter aceti genome, one window contains:
- a CDS encoding cation:proton antiporter produces MENFIALVADVGIFVLVPWVLWRLIGKTLPIVVLPILLGMGMAVLHVPVAKMGIPSVVCDEIGWVAVLVLAFTAGLEMWQHPGEDTSVHAVPQASVGRLLGGAAVALGGPLIIGSILAYEFFLPLKGWHPPHAAPWVAAVSIGLCIAVSALPVLIGVVRELDASQRPLGQLALKLAVVDDAALWIGLAILQFAEKGNAALHGWTGLEFLAVALLAGLAAAGSWASRHFRHPPSWVIWATVPVYLAAGSWASRQLGLHELIGAYFAGAIMPPSWVRRLPVEKVGTFALIWLAPLFFGHSGLHINGDALTWPSVVASFSLVAISIIAKIASVYVFPPAPNLSRRQALAIGSLLQCKGLMEIVAATILLGQGMISEFAFASLMMLAVISTMLTGPMFRLVAPRAVLAKT; encoded by the coding sequence ATGGAGAATTTTATCGCTCTTGTTGCGGATGTCGGGATATTTGTTTTGGTTCCGTGGGTGTTGTGGAGACTTATTGGTAAAACATTGCCAATAGTTGTTCTTCCTATACTTCTGGGTATGGGGATGGCTGTTCTGCATGTTCCTGTTGCGAAGATGGGTATTCCATCCGTAGTCTGCGATGAAATCGGCTGGGTAGCGGTGCTGGTTCTGGCTTTCACTGCGGGACTGGAGATGTGGCAGCATCCGGGCGAGGATACATCGGTTCACGCTGTGCCGCAGGCGTCCGTAGGGCGACTGCTTGGTGGAGCTGCCGTTGCGCTGGGTGGTCCGCTCATTATCGGCTCAATCCTTGCCTACGAGTTCTTCCTTCCACTGAAAGGCTGGCACCCTCCTCATGCAGCGCCTTGGGTGGCGGCCGTTTCCATTGGCCTCTGTATCGCGGTCAGCGCCTTGCCTGTTCTGATCGGGGTCGTGCGTGAACTTGACGCCTCCCAGCGACCTCTTGGCCAACTGGCTCTCAAACTGGCTGTTGTCGATGACGCGGCGCTCTGGATTGGTCTGGCTATTCTCCAGTTTGCGGAGAAGGGGAATGCCGCCCTGCATGGATGGACCGGACTGGAATTTCTGGCGGTTGCTCTGCTTGCGGGTCTCGCTGCGGCTGGATCATGGGCGTCCCGCCATTTCAGGCATCCTCCATCATGGGTTATCTGGGCGACGGTGCCGGTTTATCTGGCGGCGGGTTCATGGGCGAGCAGACAACTCGGCTTGCACGAACTGATCGGAGCCTATTTTGCCGGTGCGATCATGCCGCCAAGCTGGGTGCGTCGTCTTCCTGTCGAAAAGGTGGGAACATTTGCGCTGATCTGGCTTGCACCGCTTTTCTTCGGTCACAGTGGACTGCATATCAATGGTGACGCGCTGACATGGCCGTCAGTCGTGGCTTCTTTCAGCCTTGTGGCCATTTCGATCATCGCCAAAATCGCTTCGGTCTATGTTTTCCCGCCGGCTCCCAATCTGAGCAGACGTCAGGCACTGGCGATCGGCTCACTGCTTCAGTGCAAGGGACTGATGGAAATTGTGGCGGCGACCATCCTGCTCGGGCAGGGCATGATTTCAGAGTTCGCCTTTGCCTCGCTCATGATGCTGGCTGTCATCTCAACCATGCTGACGGGTCCGATGTTCAGGCTGGTTGCACCTCGTGCCGTGCTGGCGAAAACCTGA
- the pqqB gene encoding pyrroloquinoline quinone biosynthesis protein PqqB: MIDLIVLGAAAGGGFPQWNSNAEGCRRARSGDPLAPARTQASIAISGDGEEWFVVNASPDLRQQINQTPVLHPKTGLRSTPIAGVILTGAEVDTITGLLTMRERQPFEILATRQVLDQLDANPIFEAVNRSVVTRKEFPLDESIALAKSDGTPAGLSVTAFAVPGKVPLYAEKGANPAEIVENGETVGLEITDGKHRALFIPGCACMNDRLRARLKNADLVLFDGTLWIDDEMVRAGLGEKTGKRMGHMSVNDTDGTIAAFRGLNVQRKVFIHINNSNPILLADSPERAETEAAGWEVSYDGMRITL, translated from the coding sequence ATGATTGACCTTATTGTTCTCGGCGCCGCTGCCGGCGGTGGCTTCCCCCAGTGGAACTCGAACGCTGAAGGCTGCCGACGCGCCCGCTCAGGCGACCCTCTGGCCCCAGCCCGCACTCAGGCTTCCATCGCCATCAGCGGTGATGGCGAAGAATGGTTCGTGGTCAACGCGTCGCCCGACCTGCGCCAGCAGATCAACCAGACACCCGTCCTTCATCCAAAGACCGGACTGCGGTCCACGCCCATCGCCGGCGTCATTCTGACCGGCGCGGAAGTGGACACCATCACCGGCCTGCTCACCATGCGTGAACGCCAGCCGTTCGAAATTCTGGCTACCCGGCAGGTTCTCGACCAACTGGATGCCAACCCGATTTTCGAGGCCGTGAACCGTTCCGTCGTGACCCGGAAAGAATTTCCACTCGACGAGAGCATTGCGCTCGCCAAGTCCGATGGAACCCCAGCCGGACTGTCCGTGACCGCTTTCGCGGTGCCGGGTAAGGTTCCGCTCTATGCTGAAAAGGGCGCAAACCCGGCCGAGATCGTTGAAAACGGTGAGACCGTCGGTCTGGAGATTACGGACGGCAAACATCGCGCCCTGTTCATTCCGGGCTGCGCCTGCATGAATGATCGTCTTCGTGCACGTCTGAAAAACGCGGACCTTGTGCTGTTCGACGGCACGCTATGGATCGACGATGAAATGGTCAGAGCTGGGCTCGGAGAAAAAACCGGCAAGCGCATGGGGCATATGTCGGTCAACGATACGGACGGCACCATCGCCGCCTTCCGCGGTCTGAATGTGCAACGCAAGGTTTTCATTCACATCAACAACTCAAACCCCATTCTGCTGGCCGACTCTCCCGAGCGCGCCGAGACGGAAGCTGCCGGATGGGAAGTCTCCTACGACGGCATGAGGATCACCCTATGA
- a CDS encoding efflux transporter outer membrane subunit: protein MKTHTRPSRRRIALLLAPFLLSGCMVGPDYKRPTAIISPRFKELKPAPGWQYANPALAAAPKGKWWEIYNDPILNGLEDKVEINNQNVIQYEARYRNARAAINAIRAQLYPTLSGSLNFNRNSTGRGSRNASSGVLVNYGSGATSTTYRPSNSTENTYGMGPTASWDLDLWGAIRRQIQAQVTEAQASAADLANARLSYQAQLATAYFNLRYQDSLKDLLHRTVQFYEHSYQITLNQYNAGVAEPTALLQAKTQLEQTRAQEVQAGIARAQYEHAIAVLMGEAPADLTIAPGRLPDTVPAIPVSVPADLLQRRPDIAAAERRMEEYNAQIGAAIAAFYPDVKLTASYSYSGDPVGALVQVANRIWSLGAAATETIFKGGARTAAVHEANANYDSYTAAYRQTVLTALQGTEDQLSNLRILSEQATQQAIALDAANKAATVAMNQYLAGTEIYTTVITAQVTALSNAETALSIQQSRMVDSVSLIEALGGGWDESSLPSKGSMQTDNPFLPSFIQKDKN from the coding sequence ATGAAGACCCATACTCGCCCCTCCCGCCGTCGCATCGCCCTTCTTCTGGCGCCGTTCCTGCTGTCCGGCTGCATGGTTGGCCCGGATTACAAACGACCCACGGCCATCATCTCACCCAGGTTCAAGGAACTGAAGCCTGCTCCGGGCTGGCAATACGCCAATCCCGCGCTGGCGGCTGCGCCCAAAGGCAAGTGGTGGGAGATCTATAACGATCCCATCCTCAACGGACTGGAAGACAAGGTTGAAATCAACAACCAGAATGTCATTCAATATGAAGCGCGGTATCGCAACGCCCGTGCTGCGATCAACGCCATTCGGGCGCAGCTCTACCCGACCCTGAGCGGCTCGCTGAACTTCAACCGCAACAGCACAGGCCGCGGCTCGCGCAACGCGTCTTCAGGCGTTCTGGTCAATTACGGCTCAGGCGCGACCTCGACGACCTATAGACCGTCCAATTCGACGGAAAACACTTATGGCATGGGGCCCACGGCCAGTTGGGATCTTGATCTGTGGGGCGCGATCCGCCGGCAGATTCAGGCGCAGGTCACAGAGGCGCAGGCAAGCGCCGCTGACCTCGCGAATGCCAGGCTGTCCTATCAGGCGCAGCTTGCAACCGCCTATTTCAACCTGCGGTATCAGGACAGTCTAAAAGATCTTCTGCACAGGACCGTTCAGTTTTACGAACATTCCTACCAGATCACACTGAACCAGTATAACGCGGGCGTTGCTGAACCAACGGCCCTGCTTCAGGCAAAGACACAGTTGGAGCAGACCCGCGCGCAGGAAGTGCAGGCCGGGATTGCCCGGGCGCAATATGAACACGCCATCGCCGTACTGATGGGCGAAGCTCCCGCCGATCTGACCATAGCACCCGGTCGCCTGCCTGATACTGTCCCCGCCATTCCGGTTTCGGTGCCTGCCGACCTGCTGCAACGTCGTCCGGATATTGCAGCGGCGGAGCGACGGATGGAGGAATACAACGCCCAGATCGGCGCTGCGATCGCGGCCTTCTATCCGGATGTTAAACTGACGGCGTCTTACTCCTACAGCGGTGATCCTGTCGGAGCGCTTGTGCAGGTGGCCAACCGGATCTGGTCGCTGGGTGCCGCTGCGACGGAAACCATCTTTAAAGGTGGAGCCCGTACGGCAGCCGTTCATGAAGCCAACGCGAATTATGACAGCTACACCGCAGCCTATCGTCAGACAGTCCTGACGGCGTTGCAGGGAACTGAGGATCAGCTTTCCAATCTGCGTATTCTGTCAGAGCAGGCAACCCAGCAGGCAATCGCTCTGGATGCCGCCAACAAGGCCGCAACTGTTGCCATGAACCAGTATCTGGCAGGCACGGAGATTTACACCACCGTCATCACGGCGCAGGTCACAGCCCTGTCCAATGCCGAAACGGCGCTGTCAATCCAGCAAAGCCGTATGGTGGATTCCGTAAGCCTGATCGAGGCGCTTGGCGGTGGCTGGGATGAGTCCTCCCTGCCGAGCAAGGGGTCCATGCAGACGGATAACCCGTTCCTTCCAAGCTTTATCCAGAAGGACAAGAATTGA
- a CDS encoding paraquat-inducible protein A produces MASSLPSRLYRSALNFTRGKRLHSSHVQVVDDLVECPCCGEFQQLEEIPPGTVARCVRCGQMLERRNKGGPLATPLAFCITSAALYLATLASSLMTLNLYGRERSVDLLTGPMELLHEGWGEVGVLVGIVTILAPGVVIAMMGMILTAAFFEELPDWAPHLLAWYEKLRPWSMMEVYILGIFVAYTKLVDMAHVEVGPAAYLIAALMISMAATDQTLDQERIWERRRVEGVILLPDGKQVKVERVSMADLGGHMPLREHMLSCHSCGLVGVFPEPVPQTRSVGLCPRCGHDLCKRKNNSLSRASALVLSAFVFYLPANLFPVMTVIKVGSGGGHTIIEGVIELWQDDMIPLSLLVLFASVTVPVAKILGLSYMIVTTKLRSTKKLGFRSKLFRIIDIIGRWSMIDVFMISILVAVVRFSSLANVVANAGVVSFAAVVVITIFAAHCFDPRLMWDVAGRNGQIPEDDALGGNNPSEVTMTPSPEEQDKMEPVRA; encoded by the coding sequence ATGGCGTCGTCCTTACCCTCCCGGCTGTATCGCAGCGCACTGAACTTTACACGTGGCAAGCGGCTCCACAGCAGTCATGTTCAAGTCGTGGACGATCTGGTCGAATGCCCCTGTTGCGGTGAGTTCCAGCAACTTGAGGAGATTCCGCCCGGCACGGTCGCCCGCTGCGTGCGCTGTGGCCAGATGCTGGAGCGCCGCAACAAGGGCGGCCCGCTGGCCACTCCCCTGGCTTTCTGCATCACATCCGCCGCCCTTTATCTGGCGACGCTCGCATCCTCTCTGATGACTCTGAATCTTTATGGACGGGAGAGGTCTGTTGACCTGCTTACCGGCCCCATGGAACTGCTTCATGAGGGGTGGGGAGAGGTCGGCGTTCTGGTCGGTATAGTCACCATTCTCGCGCCGGGCGTCGTTATTGCGATGATGGGAATGATCCTGACCGCCGCGTTTTTCGAGGAATTGCCCGACTGGGCTCCTCATCTTCTGGCGTGGTACGAAAAGCTTCGTCCGTGGTCGATGATGGAAGTCTATATTTTAGGGATTTTCGTGGCTTACACCAAACTGGTGGATATGGCGCATGTGGAGGTGGGGCCCGCCGCCTATCTCATTGCCGCCCTGATGATCAGCATGGCCGCTACGGATCAGACGCTTGATCAGGAACGGATCTGGGAACGCCGTCGGGTTGAAGGGGTCATCCTGCTTCCCGACGGGAAGCAGGTGAAGGTGGAGCGCGTCTCCATGGCGGATCTGGGTGGACATATGCCGCTTCGGGAGCACATGCTGTCCTGTCATTCCTGCGGGCTTGTCGGTGTGTTTCCCGAACCGGTGCCGCAGACCCGCAGTGTCGGGCTGTGTCCACGCTGTGGTCATGATCTTTGCAAGCGGAAAAACAACAGTCTGTCGCGTGCCTCGGCCCTGGTGCTTTCAGCTTTCGTCTTCTACCTCCCGGCCAATCTTTTCCCTGTCATGACGGTCATCAAGGTCGGGAGCGGGGGCGGTCACACCATCATCGAAGGTGTGATCGAGTTGTGGCAGGATGACATGATCCCGCTTTCCCTGCTGGTTCTTTTCGCAAGCGTCACCGTGCCCGTCGCCAAGATTCTCGGGCTGAGCTATATGATTGTCACCACGAAACTGCGCTCGACGAAGAAGCTGGGCTTTCGATCGAAGCTGTTCCGGATTATCGACATTATTGGTCGGTGGTCCATGATCGACGTTTTCATGATTTCCATTCTGGTGGCGGTCGTCCGGTTCAGTTCACTGGCCAATGTGGTGGCCAATGCCGGTGTCGTGTCATTTGCCGCCGTCGTGGTCATCACCATTTTCGCAGCGCATTGCTTTGACCCACGTTTGATGTGGGACGTCGCCGGACGTAACGGTCAAATCCCCGAGGATGACGCCCTGGGCGGAAACAATCCCTCAGAAGTGACGATGACACCAAGCCCTGAGGAGCAGGATAAGATGGAGCCGGTAAGAGCGTGA
- the pqqA gene encoding pyrroloquinoline quinone precursor peptide PqqA: MAWNTPKITEVPLGAEINSYVCGQKK, translated from the coding sequence ATGGCATGGAACACACCGAAAATCACCGAAGTGCCTTTGGGCGCTGAGATCAACAGCTACGTTTGCGGCCAGAAGAAGTAA
- a CDS encoding intermembrane transport protein PqiB yields MGNEDQGNGRLPEANVSKARFSIIWLIPIISVLIAGFLLWRSLYNRGPEILITFDTADGLISGQTQVKNKAVTLGTVSSITLSRDMHHVDVRVQMNASAAGLLTDKSRFWVVRPRINGASVTGLETLMSGAYIAFDPGASGGQRATDFTGLESPPGIQSDQPGRTYTLVAPAIGSIGPGASVFFRDVDVGEVLGYTLPPGGVGPVMIQFFVKEPYDHYLHTNTRFWNVSGVKVGFGAGGLKVQMQSIQALFSGGVAFSLNRNSMEDEATEAPANTIFQLYDDQESADNAGYHERVPVATYLSSSVAGLAVGSSVSMFGIQVGSVTDIKLQIDQATGHARVRVGMDIQPERILSEDQIHSETIVSTLRALVANGMRASAASVSMLTGEANISLDFVKAGGDAKTYMEGNTLVLPSQAGGFSGIMQSMSTVADKLAAMPLDKIGDNANNLLAHADQRINSPEVRQALVSLRDSLKSLHELSDNANKGLQPLMKRLPEMSDQLDRTLKNANKLLGSYGGDTDFHRSLQAMVVQLGETARSLRFMTSFLTNHPSSIVTGR; encoded by the coding sequence GTGGGCAATGAAGACCAGGGCAACGGCAGGTTGCCTGAGGCGAATGTCAGCAAGGCCCGCTTTTCCATCATCTGGCTCATCCCGATCATATCGGTTCTGATCGCGGGATTCCTGCTATGGCGCAGCCTGTACAACAGAGGCCCGGAAATCCTCATCACGTTCGACACCGCAGATGGCCTGATCAGCGGGCAGACGCAGGTGAAGAACAAGGCTGTGACGCTGGGTACGGTCTCTTCCATCACGCTCTCGAGAGACATGCATCATGTTGATGTGCGCGTGCAGATGAACGCCAGCGCTGCCGGGCTTCTGACCGACAAATCCCGCTTCTGGGTTGTGCGCCCGCGCATCAATGGAGCCAGCGTCACGGGTCTGGAGACGCTGATGTCGGGCGCCTATATCGCCTTTGATCCGGGTGCGTCAGGCGGACAGCGGGCGACAGACTTTACAGGCCTTGAGTCGCCGCCGGGCATCCAGTCTGATCAGCCTGGCCGGACCTACACGCTTGTGGCACCGGCCATCGGCTCCATCGGTCCCGGCGCATCCGTCTTTTTCCGCGATGTCGATGTGGGTGAGGTGCTGGGGTACACCCTTCCGCCGGGTGGCGTGGGGCCGGTGATGATCCAGTTCTTCGTCAAGGAGCCTTATGATCATTACCTGCATACCAACACGCGTTTCTGGAATGTGTCCGGCGTCAAGGTCGGATTTGGGGCGGGCGGCCTGAAAGTGCAGATGCAGTCCATTCAGGCGCTTTTCTCTGGTGGTGTCGCCTTCTCGCTGAATCGCAACAGCATGGAAGATGAGGCCACGGAAGCGCCCGCCAACACCATTTTCCAGCTTTATGATGACCAGGAAAGCGCGGATAACGCCGGCTATCACGAGCGTGTGCCGGTTGCGACCTATCTGTCGTCCTCGGTTGCCGGTCTTGCGGTTGGCAGTTCGGTTTCAATGTTTGGTATTCAGGTCGGCTCTGTAACGGATATAAAGTTGCAGATCGACCAAGCGACCGGACATGCGCGTGTGCGTGTCGGCATGGACATCCAACCCGAGCGGATATTGTCTGAGGATCAGATTCACAGTGAAACCATAGTGAGCACCCTGCGCGCACTGGTGGCGAACGGTATGCGTGCATCAGCGGCCAGCGTCAGCATGCTGACGGGTGAAGCCAATATTTCGCTGGATTTCGTCAAGGCAGGCGGCGACGCCAAAACCTATATGGAAGGCAACACACTTGTGCTGCCAAGTCAGGCAGGTGGTTTCAGTGGTATCATGCAGTCGATGTCGACTGTCGCTGACAAGCTTGCCGCCATGCCGCTGGACAAGATCGGCGACAACGCCAACAATCTGCTCGCCCATGCTGATCAGCGCATCAACAGCCCCGAGGTCAGGCAGGCTCTTGTCAGTCTTCGCGACTCTCTGAAAAGTCTGCATGAGCTTTCGGATAATGCGAACAAGGGGTTGCAGCCTCTGATGAAGCGTCTGCCTGAAATGAGTGACCAGCTTGATCGCACTCTGAAAAACGCCAACAAGCTTCTAGGCAGCTATGGAGGGGACACGGACTTCCATCGCAGCCTGCAGGCCATGGTCGTACAGCTTGGTGAAACGGCGCGTTCACTGCGGTTCATGACCAGCTTCCTGACCAACCATCCTTCTTCGATTGTTACGGGACGCTGA
- the pqqC gene encoding pyrroloquinoline-quinone synthase PqqC — protein sequence MSVAPLSPDELETALRAIGAERYHNRHPFHRALHDGKLNKGQVQAWALNRYYYQARIPAKDATLLARLPTAELRREWRRRIEDHDGDTPDTGGIARWLRLTDGLGLNREYVESLEGLLPGTHFAVDAYVHFVGEKTILEAIASSLTELFSPTIISERVSGMLRNYDFITQETLAYFTPRLTQAPRDSDFALAYVKEHARTVEQQNAVLNALKFKCSVLWSMLDALDYAYVAPGNIPPGVFRPA from the coding sequence ATGAGCGTAGCCCCTCTCTCTCCCGATGAACTGGAAACGGCGCTGCGTGCCATCGGCGCCGAGCGCTATCATAATCGTCACCCGTTCCATCGGGCGCTGCATGACGGGAAGCTCAACAAAGGGCAGGTTCAGGCGTGGGCGCTGAACCGTTACTATTATCAGGCGCGCATCCCGGCCAAAGACGCCACTCTTCTCGCCCGGCTGCCAACGGCTGAACTCCGCCGCGAGTGGCGTCGTCGTATCGAGGATCATGACGGAGACACACCCGACACAGGCGGCATTGCCCGCTGGCTCCGCCTGACGGATGGTCTGGGCCTGAACCGCGAGTATGTGGAATCCCTTGAAGGTCTGCTGCCCGGCACCCATTTCGCTGTGGATGCCTATGTGCATTTCGTCGGTGAAAAAACCATTCTGGAAGCCATCGCCTCCTCTCTTACGGAGCTGTTCTCGCCGACCATCATTTCCGAGCGTGTGTCGGGAATGCTCCGGAACTACGACTTCATTACTCAGGAGACGTTGGCCTATTTCACGCCTCGCCTGACGCAGGCCCCGCGTGATTCCGACTTTGCCCTCGCTTATGTAAAGGAGCATGCCCGCACCGTGGAACAGCAGAATGCCGTGCTCAACGCCCTGAAATTCAAGTGCAGCGTCCTGTGGTCCATGCTGGATGCGCTGGATTATGCCTATGTGGCGCCGGGCAACATTCCACCGGGCGTGTTCCGGCCTGCATGA
- the pqqE gene encoding pyrroloquinoline quinone biosynthesis protein PqqE: MTAPPPMSLLAELTHRCPLQCPYCSNPLALEPKNNELSTEEWLRVLDEAAALGILQVHFSGGEPMARKDLPELVRHAARAGLYSNLITSGVLMDRDSLAKLADAGLDHVQLSFQDVDPKQAEIIGGMKGAQPRKIEAARLVVEDGMPLTLNFVIHRLNADRVPAMLDLAEELGARRVEIAHTQYYGWGLKNRAALLPTRQQLEATEKTVAEAREKFGSRLAIDFVTPDYYADEPKPCMGGWGQRFLNITPSGRVLPCHAAETIPGVVFPTVREASLKDIWEKSKLFQMFRGVDWMPEPCRSCDRKEIDWGGCRCQALALTGRADAADPVCRRSSDRGVVDAALSEINGSSDSFVYRRYGSGE; this comes from the coding sequence ATGACCGCTCCACCACCGATGAGCCTGCTGGCGGAGTTGACGCACCGCTGCCCGCTGCAATGCCCGTACTGCTCCAATCCGCTGGCTCTTGAACCGAAAAACAACGAACTCTCCACCGAGGAATGGCTCCGCGTTCTCGATGAGGCTGCGGCGCTCGGCATTCTTCAGGTCCATTTTTCCGGAGGAGAGCCTATGGCCCGCAAGGATCTCCCGGAACTTGTGCGCCACGCCGCCAGGGCCGGTCTCTACAGTAACCTGATCACCTCAGGCGTCCTGATGGACCGTGACAGTCTGGCGAAACTGGCTGACGCCGGGCTGGATCATGTCCAGCTATCCTTTCAGGATGTTGACCCGAAGCAGGCCGAGATCATCGGCGGCATGAAAGGGGCGCAGCCCCGCAAGATCGAAGCGGCCCGGCTGGTCGTCGAAGACGGGATGCCGCTGACCCTGAATTTCGTCATTCATCGTCTGAATGCCGATCGGGTGCCAGCCATGCTGGATCTGGCGGAAGAACTTGGCGCACGTCGGGTCGAGATCGCCCACACGCAGTATTACGGTTGGGGTCTGAAGAACCGCGCCGCTCTCCTACCCACACGTCAGCAGCTTGAAGCCACTGAAAAGACTGTCGCAGAGGCAAGGGAAAAGTTCGGTTCACGTCTCGCCATCGACTTCGTGACACCGGATTATTATGCCGACGAACCCAAGCCTTGCATGGGTGGTTGGGGGCAGCGTTTTCTCAACATCACCCCATCTGGCCGGGTGCTGCCGTGTCATGCGGCGGAAACCATACCGGGTGTTGTGTTCCCGACGGTGCGGGAAGCCTCCCTGAAGGACATCTGGGAAAAATCGAAGCTGTTCCAGATGTTCCGTGGTGTGGACTGGATGCCGGAGCCCTGTCGGTCCTGTGACCGCAAGGAGATCGACTGGGGCGGCTGCCGCTGTCAGGCGCTGGCGCTGACCGGTCGTGCGGACGCGGCGGACCCTGTCTGCCGTCGGTCTTCTGATCGTGGCGTGGTGGACGCGGCCCTGTCGGAAATCAATGGCTCTTCCGACAGTTTTGTCTACCGACGCTACGGTTCAGGGGAATAA
- a CDS encoding membrane integrity-associated transporter subunit PqiC → MEKKNLTTSTGSFSRLGGACLLLGLASVTLTACSSSDPGLYTLQPVAASTSQVASFSGLTTPTLVEIRKPTIPETLDRDRIVLDDGGYKLDVSKNDSWSAPLSAQIPHVLAADLRQRLPGTNFFVQDDATSTEPQAFVELVVTRFSRDSSGNAVVEAQASVHRADVDSALWTRRSIHLVMPAASGTEGLVSALSALIGQGADQIATDIRSLPPAPSNCDR, encoded by the coding sequence ATGGAAAAGAAAAATCTCACTACTTCCACTGGGTCTTTTTCTCGTCTGGGAGGGGCATGCCTTCTTCTGGGGCTGGCGAGCGTCACGTTGACTGCATGCAGTTCTTCAGATCCGGGCCTTTACACGTTGCAGCCTGTTGCAGCTTCTACGTCACAGGTTGCGTCATTCTCTGGGCTGACCACTCCCACTCTGGTTGAAATCCGCAAGCCTACAATTCCAGAAACGCTCGACCGGGATCGTATTGTTCTGGATGATGGCGGCTACAAGCTGGATGTTTCAAAAAACGATTCATGGAGCGCGCCTCTTTCCGCACAGATTCCGCACGTGCTGGCGGCTGATCTTCGTCAGCGTCTGCCAGGTACGAATTTCTTCGTTCAGGATGATGCGACATCTACGGAGCCGCAGGCTTTTGTTGAGCTGGTCGTGACACGGTTTTCGAGAGACAGCTCAGGAAATGCCGTGGTGGAGGCGCAAGCTTCCGTGCATCGTGCTGATGTCGATTCAGCACTTTGGACAAGACGATCGATTCATCTTGTAATGCCCGCTGCTTCCGGCACGGAGGGGCTGGTCAGCGCCCTCAGTGCTTTGATAGGGCAGGGGGCAGATCAGATTGCAACTGATATCCGCTCACTTCCTCCTGCTCCGTCAAATTGCGATAGATAA
- the pqqD gene encoding pyrroloquinoline quinone biosynthesis peptide chaperone PqqD produces MMTVPSPALSETLVPAFARGTRLQHDKVRDQWIVQAPERAFLADPIAAEILKRVDGATSLQTIIDTLAADFAAPREVISDDVLAMVASLAERQVLIWKA; encoded by the coding sequence ATGATGACAGTTCCTTCTCCCGCATTGTCCGAAACACTTGTTCCCGCTTTCGCGCGCGGCACCCGCCTTCAGCATGACAAAGTGCGCGACCAGTGGATCGTTCAGGCTCCCGAGCGCGCCTTTCTGGCTGACCCTATCGCCGCGGAAATCCTGAAGCGGGTGGATGGCGCAACGTCTCTTCAGACGATCATCGACACCTTGGCCGCAGATTTCGCGGCTCCGCGTGAAGTAATCTCGGACGATGTGCTGGCCATGGTCGCCTCACTCGCTGAGCGTCAGGTGCTAATATGGAAGGCATGA